Proteins from a single region of Segatella copri:
- a CDS encoding DUF2442 domain-containing protein produces the protein MYQKEGYWDVKPKIKALSFPKRGKFEVTLQDGRSITMPISAFPSMKKVPVKERNNWYLMGGGFTWDSCPEVIHIEQILGNYANYAHEQNA, from the coding sequence ATGTATCAGAAAGAAGGTTATTGGGATGTGAAGCCAAAGATAAAGGCTTTATCCTTTCCCAAAAGAGGTAAGTTTGAAGTTACCCTGCAAGATGGCCGTTCCATAACGATGCCTATCTCTGCATTCCCAAGCATGAAAAAAGTCCCAGTAAAAGAAAGAAACAACTGGTATCTCATGGGGGGTGGCTTTACTTGGGATTCTTGTCCAGAAGTAATCCATATTGAACAGATTTTGGGCAACTATGCAAATTATGCCCACGAGCAAAATGCCTGA
- the mnmA gene encoding tRNA 2-thiouridine(34) synthase MnmA, whose translation MNIDEIKDKRIAVLLSGGVDSSVVVWEFAQLGLHPDCFYIKIGPEEKEEWDCSSEEDLEMATAVARKYGCKLQVVDCHHEYWNEVTRYTMEKVKAGFTPNPDVMCNRLIKFGAFDEKMGHNYDLIATGHYAQTETDENGDKWLVTSPDPVKDQTDFLAQIESWQLKKAIFPIGHHIKNEVREIAEEEHLINAKRKDSQGICFLGQINYNDYIRRYLGEKPGDVIEMETGKRIGEHKGLWFHTIGQRKGLGFGGGPWFVIKKDVENNILYVSHGYDPQSAYKKDFPLHDFHFLTREVAMQKVTFKIRHTPEYHPAKIEKLEDGRWMIHSEEAIHGVAPGQFCVVYDEHHHRCYGSGEITV comes from the coding sequence CTGAATATTGATGAAATAAAGGATAAGAGAATTGCCGTGCTCCTTTCGGGGGGTGTCGACAGTTCGGTTGTGGTTTGGGAGTTTGCCCAGCTGGGCCTGCATCCTGATTGCTTCTACATCAAGATTGGTCCTGAGGAGAAAGAGGAGTGGGACTGCTCTTCGGAGGAGGACCTGGAGATGGCTACGGCTGTGGCTAGAAAGTATGGGTGCAAGCTGCAAGTGGTTGACTGCCATCATGAATATTGGAACGAGGTAACCCGTTATACGATGGAGAAGGTGAAGGCTGGTTTTACGCCTAATCCGGATGTAATGTGCAACCGCCTGATTAAGTTTGGTGCCTTCGATGAGAAGATGGGTCACAACTACGACCTCATCGCCACGGGGCATTATGCGCAGACCGAAACGGATGAAAATGGCGATAAATGGCTTGTCACGAGTCCTGATCCTGTGAAAGACCAGACCGATTTCCTGGCTCAGATAGAGAGCTGGCAATTGAAAAAAGCGATTTTCCCTATCGGCCATCATATCAAGAATGAGGTTCGCGAGATAGCCGAAGAGGAGCATCTGATAAATGCTAAGCGCAAGGACAGTCAGGGAATCTGCTTCCTGGGACAGATAAATTATAATGATTATATCCGCCGTTATCTGGGCGAAAAGCCGGGCGATGTCATAGAGATGGAAACGGGCAAGCGCATAGGCGAGCACAAGGGTTTGTGGTTTCATACCATCGGCCAGCGCAAGGGCTTGGGCTTTGGCGGCGGTCCCTGGTTCGTGATTAAGAAGGATGTAGAGAACAATATCCTGTATGTGAGTCATGGTTATGATCCGCAGTCGGCATACAAGAAGGATTTTCCTCTCCATGATTTCCATTTCCTCACACGCGAGGTTGCGATGCAGAAGGTAACTTTCAAGATTCGCCATACGCCGGAGTATCATCCTGCTAAGATAGAAAAGCTAGAAGACGGCCGCTGGATGATTCATTCAGAAGAGGCGATTCATGGTGTGGCTCCCGGCCAGTTCTGTGTAGTTTATGATGAGCATCATCATCGTTGCTATGGCTCGGGCGAGATTACGGTATAA
- a CDS encoding ATP-binding protein, protein MAKIERQKRIYRKRIPYGMQNFEDVMERDCYYVDKTPFIEKIEESNMYFFFIRPRRFGKSLTLSMLENYYDINKKDKFESLFGKLYIGENPTPERNSYLILHLNFAMISAGLDNYKKGLDAHCSNKFNTFCSRYAHLLPPHTKEEMNQKEDAVAQLGFLCDKCAEAGLKIYLFIDEYDHFTNQILAHKEHEKRYREQTHGEGYLRHFFDTIKGAAGDSLGRVFVTGVSPVTMDDLTSGFNIGTNYSLSQEFNEMVGFTEEEVREMLAYYASVLPFHHSVDELIEVMKPWYDNYCFSEEEYSKTTMYNSVMVLYFVDNYIRNDYDIPKKLVETNIRIDYDKIRMLIRHDKEFAHDASIIQDIVTRGFTTGTLMENFPAERINDPDNFLSLLFYFGMVTIDGTYQGNTRFVVPNEVVRDQMYTYLLDTYKENDLTFEQYDKTQLESKLAYEGAFKPYFAYIADCLKRFSSQRDKQKGEAYVHGFTLAMTSQCKFYRPISELDNDGGYADIFLLPLCDIYKDIEDSYIVELKYCKPGTSDEQLNHLFEEASAQIRRYANSDIVHKSVKTTKLHQLVVIYRGAEMAMCEEVE, encoded by the coding sequence ATGGCAAAAATAGAAAGACAAAAGCGAATCTATCGCAAACGCATCCCTTACGGAATGCAGAACTTTGAAGATGTAATGGAAAGAGATTGTTACTATGTTGACAAGACCCCATTCATTGAGAAAATAGAAGAATCTAACATGTATTTCTTCTTCATTCGCCCTCGCCGATTTGGCAAGAGCCTTACCCTCTCCATGCTCGAAAACTATTACGACATCAACAAGAAGGATAAGTTCGAAAGCCTCTTCGGCAAGCTTTACATCGGAGAGAATCCTACCCCCGAACGCAACAGCTATCTCATCCTTCACCTGAATTTTGCCATGATTTCAGCAGGATTGGATAATTATAAAAAAGGACTTGATGCCCATTGCAGCAACAAGTTCAATACCTTCTGCAGCAGATACGCCCACCTTTTGCCACCGCACACAAAGGAAGAGATGAACCAAAAGGAAGATGCCGTTGCCCAATTGGGATTTCTATGCGACAAATGTGCTGAAGCAGGCTTGAAGATTTATCTCTTCATCGATGAATACGACCACTTTACCAATCAGATTCTTGCCCACAAGGAGCATGAAAAACGATACCGCGAGCAGACTCACGGTGAGGGATATCTGCGACATTTCTTCGACACAATCAAGGGAGCCGCCGGAGATTCTTTGGGCAGAGTTTTTGTTACAGGAGTAAGTCCCGTAACCATGGATGATCTGACCAGCGGTTTCAACATCGGTACCAACTATTCCCTGTCTCAGGAGTTCAACGAGATGGTAGGATTCACCGAGGAGGAAGTGCGTGAAATGCTGGCTTATTACGCCAGCGTGCTGCCATTTCACCACAGCGTGGATGAGCTGATAGAAGTGATGAAGCCATGGTATGATAATTATTGCTTCTCAGAAGAAGAGTACAGCAAGACAACCATGTACAACTCCGTGATGGTACTCTACTTTGTAGATAATTACATCCGCAACGATTATGATATTCCGAAGAAACTGGTGGAAACCAACATCCGCATCGACTACGACAAGATTCGCATGCTCATCCGCCATGACAAGGAGTTTGCCCACGATGCCAGCATCATTCAGGATATCGTGACCAGGGGATTCACCACGGGAACCCTGATGGAGAATTTCCCTGCCGAGCGCATCAACGACCCAGATAATTTCCTGAGTCTGCTCTTCTATTTCGGCATGGTAACGATAGACGGCACCTACCAGGGCAACACCCGCTTTGTGGTTCCCAACGAGGTGGTGCGCGACCAGATGTACACCTATCTGCTGGATACCTACAAGGAGAACGACCTCACCTTTGAGCAATACGACAAGACCCAGCTGGAGAGCAAGTTGGCTTACGAAGGTGCATTCAAGCCCTACTTTGCCTACATAGCCGATTGCCTGAAGCGCTTCTCCTCCCAGCGCGACAAGCAGAAGGGCGAAGCCTACGTTCATGGTTTCACTCTGGCGATGACGAGCCAATGCAAGTTCTACCGTCCTATTTCTGAACTTGACAACGATGGCGGTTATGCCGACATCTTCCTGCTACCCCTCTGCGACATCTATAAGGACATAGAAGATTCCTACATCGTGGAATTGAAATATTGCAAGCCGGGCACCAGCGATGAGCAGCTGAACCATCTCTTCGAGGAAGCCTCAGCCCAGATAAGGCGCTACGCCAATAGCGACATCGTGCACAAATCCGTGAAAACCACGAAGCTTCATCAGCTCGTTGTGATTTACCGGGGAGCAGAGATGGCGATGTGCGAGGAGGTGGAATAA
- a CDS encoding SLC13 family permease: MTTTLIILVITVALFIWGRVRADIVALTALAALLVLGILTPAEALAGFSSPIVIMMIGLFVVGGAIMQTGLAKLTGNKLMALSRGNETVTFLLVMLVTSFIGAFVSNTGTVALMMPIIMSIAAGSGMQSSRFLMPLAFAGSLGGMLTLIGTPPNLVIDEVLTESGYQPLAFFSFFPVGIIVIAIGIIVLMPLSKIFLSKKQSGKKKKQGKSLDDLVDEYQLLDNLHRYIVPSRRPSATLDENGEQMDIVGKTLKDLSIQKKYGVSIIEIRNEKKSRLGLVKDVSQNMAKSSSTIQVHDTLYIIGEEEKMKCFANDYGLRKMKDVKIDFYDLGLTEIVVMPTSNFAGLRIGDANLRKRFGINVLGVKRGDEYITDNLIATKLHVGDMLLVQGEWTNLAHLATDTSNWVVIDQPEKTADKVLLDYKAPVAAAIMLLMIAMMVFDFIPVAPVTAVIIAGLLTVFAGCFRNVEAAYKTINWESIVLIAAMMPMSTALEKTGASALVSQGLVESLGSMGPTALLAGIYFTTSLMTMFISNTATAVLMAPIALVAARQVGVSPYSFLFAVTLGASMCFASPFSTPPNALVMKAGGYTFMDYVKVGLPLQIIIGVVMTFVLPLLFPY; this comes from the coding sequence ATGACAACAACACTTATCATATTGGTTATTACGGTAGCCCTATTCATCTGGGGCAGGGTGAGGGCCGACATCGTGGCGCTTACCGCCCTGGCAGCACTCCTGGTTCTGGGTATCCTGACGCCTGCCGAGGCGCTGGCGGGCTTCTCTTCGCCCATCGTCATCATGATGATAGGACTCTTCGTGGTGGGTGGAGCTATCATGCAGACCGGACTTGCCAAGCTTACGGGCAATAAACTCATGGCGCTCTCGCGCGGCAACGAAACCGTTACCTTTCTGCTCGTAATGCTCGTAACCTCCTTTATCGGCGCCTTCGTGAGCAATACCGGAACGGTGGCCCTCATGATGCCTATCATCATGAGCATAGCTGCGGGCTCGGGCATGCAGTCGTCGCGTTTCCTCATGCCGCTCGCCTTTGCCGGAAGTCTGGGCGGAATGCTCACCCTCATCGGTACGCCGCCCAACCTGGTTATCGATGAAGTATTGACCGAGAGCGGTTATCAGCCGCTTGCCTTCTTCAGCTTCTTCCCTGTGGGCATCATCGTCATCGCCATCGGCATCATCGTGCTCATGCCGCTCAGCAAAATCTTCCTCAGCAAAAAGCAGAGCGGTAAGAAAAAGAAGCAGGGCAAATCGCTTGATGACCTGGTAGACGAATATCAGCTGCTTGATAATTTGCATCGCTACATCGTGCCTAGCCGCCGCCCTTCTGCCACCCTCGACGAGAATGGCGAGCAGATGGATATCGTGGGCAAAACCCTGAAGGATCTGAGCATCCAGAAGAAATATGGCGTGAGTATCATCGAGATAAGAAACGAGAAGAAATCACGACTGGGACTGGTGAAGGATGTGAGCCAGAACATGGCGAAGAGCAGCAGCACCATTCAGGTTCACGATACCTTATATATAATAGGTGAGGAGGAGAAGATGAAATGCTTTGCCAACGATTACGGCCTCAGGAAGATGAAGGATGTGAAGATTGATTTCTACGACTTGGGACTGACCGAAATCGTGGTGATGCCTACGTCTAATTTTGCCGGTCTGCGCATAGGCGATGCCAACCTGCGCAAGCGTTTCGGCATCAACGTGCTGGGCGTAAAGCGTGGCGATGAATATATTACCGACAATCTGATAGCCACCAAGCTGCATGTGGGCGATATGCTCCTGGTGCAGGGCGAATGGACCAATTTGGCTCATCTGGCTACCGATACGAGCAACTGGGTGGTTATCGACCAGCCAGAGAAGACTGCCGACAAGGTGCTCTTGGATTACAAGGCGCCTGTTGCGGCTGCCATCATGCTGCTGATGATTGCGATGATGGTATTCGATTTCATTCCTGTGGCTCCGGTCACGGCGGTCATCATCGCCGGACTGCTGACCGTCTTTGCCGGTTGTTTCCGGAATGTGGAGGCGGCTTACAAGACCATCAACTGGGAGAGCATCGTGCTGATAGCCGCCATGATGCCGATGTCTACGGCGCTTGAGAAGACGGGTGCTTCTGCCTTGGTTTCTCAGGGGCTGGTAGAGAGTTTGGGTTCGATGGGACCTACAGCTCTCTTGGCAGGTATCTACTTCACCACTTCTCTGATGACGATGTTTATCAGCAATACTGCCACGGCTGTGCTGATGGCTCCTATTGCCCTGGTGGCGGCCCGACAGGTAGGTGTGAGTCCTTATTCCTTCCTCTTTGCGGTTACGTTGGGCGCCAGCATGTGCTTTGCCTCTCCGTTCTCCACGCCTCCTAATGCGCTGGTGATGAAGGCGGGTGGTTATACGTTTATGGATTACGTGAAGGTAGGTTTGCCTCTGCAGATTATCATCGGCGTTGTGATGACCTTCGTTCTTCCGCTCCTTTTTCCTTACTAA
- a CDS encoding threonine/serine exporter family protein yields MTEKELKTCACGEDNCNCKEIAESELRRKLDLLLRTGSILMESAADTSRIMRTMKRAAAFLGLDERYMHLYINWNVLMVNYSDEEHSFSKFQRCEKHGINLTSISQVSKLTWKAIKDNYSLEQYEQALNDIKATPRSFTPWQVAIGGGFACGGFCIQFGCDWPAFFFCSLAAILGFRLRMFLPTKGCNNYVAIGISAFIATLIAWLTSFLSLNPSIAKALPAFMHSDTPWHPLMACALFIVPGVPLINFVSDMLDGYIEVGMVRALNTLLMLFAMAFGIAFAIQVCHIDNFVKDLTMTPHHEYWEFAIAAAVSAMGFSTIFSIPRRLLPVVAVGGIIAVCFRNFVNLGPSNDNIGLDMGLSIGSLAGSALISIIVIKARHWFHTPHQCITIPSVIPMVPGVLMYRALFAFIDMHGVVGEVTVGMNNLIKASLAIICIALGVAIPNVFFRRFIADNRKRKLLAMLVERKKKNGEFVDLHEVEIK; encoded by the coding sequence ATGACAGAAAAAGAATTGAAAACCTGCGCTTGCGGAGAGGATAACTGCAACTGCAAGGAAATAGCAGAATCAGAACTCAGGAGAAAACTCGACTTATTATTACGTACCGGTAGCATTCTCATGGAGAGTGCTGCCGACACATCCCGCATCATGCGAACCATGAAGCGTGCAGCAGCTTTCCTCGGTCTCGACGAGCGATACATGCACCTTTACATCAACTGGAACGTGCTGATGGTAAACTATAGCGACGAGGAGCATTCCTTCTCCAAGTTCCAGCGATGCGAGAAGCATGGTATCAACCTCACCTCTATTTCCCAGGTAAGTAAGCTCACCTGGAAGGCCATCAAGGATAACTATTCACTCGAACAGTATGAGCAGGCCCTGAACGACATCAAGGCCACCCCACGCAGCTTTACCCCTTGGCAGGTAGCCATCGGCGGCGGTTTTGCCTGCGGCGGATTCTGCATCCAGTTCGGTTGCGACTGGCCAGCCTTCTTCTTCTGTTCGCTTGCAGCCATTCTGGGTTTCCGCCTGAGAATGTTCTTGCCAACCAAGGGCTGCAACAACTATGTAGCCATCGGTATTTCGGCTTTCATAGCCACTCTGATAGCCTGGTTGACCTCATTCCTTTCGCTCAACCCATCGATTGCCAAAGCGCTTCCAGCCTTCATGCATTCAGATACCCCTTGGCATCCGCTGATGGCGTGTGCCCTCTTCATCGTGCCAGGAGTTCCACTCATCAACTTTGTAAGCGATATGCTAGACGGATATATTGAGGTGGGAATGGTTCGTGCCCTGAACACCCTACTGATGCTCTTCGCGATGGCTTTCGGTATCGCCTTCGCCATCCAGGTTTGCCACATCGACAACTTCGTGAAGGATCTTACGATGACTCCTCATCACGAATACTGGGAGTTTGCCATCGCAGCTGCCGTATCGGCCATGGGCTTCTCTACCATCTTCAGCATACCTCGCCGTCTGTTGCCGGTTGTAGCTGTGGGCGGTATCATCGCCGTATGCTTCCGCAATTTCGTCAATCTGGGTCCATCTAACGACAACATCGGTCTTGACATGGGTCTGAGCATCGGTTCGCTTGCCGGTTCTGCGCTCATCAGCATCATCGTGATCAAGGCGCGCCATTGGTTCCATACCCCTCACCAATGCATTACCATTCCTAGCGTTATCCCAATGGTACCGGGAGTTCTGATGTATCGCGCCCTGTTCGCCTTCATCGACATGCATGGCGTGGTAGGCGAAGTAACCGTAGGTATGAACAACCTCATCAAGGCTTCGCTCGCCATCATCTGCATCGCCCTGGGTGTGGCAATTCCAAACGTATTCTTCCGCCGTTTCATCGCCGACAACCGCAAGCGCAAGCTGCTTGCCATGCTGGTAGAAAGAAAGAAGAAGAATGGCGAATTCGTAGATTTGCACGAAGTAGAAATCAAATAA
- a CDS encoding DUF4160 domain-containing protein yields MPKVLLYITAKIIWNFLFYNTDFHENRAHVHVGKRGTEELCKIWLEPNIELAKQGDLTDKQVKEVIKIAEKYQSKLLHQWKQFKKGKTIKIIKIKE; encoded by the coding sequence ATGCCTAAAGTACTTCTCTATATAACTGCCAAAATAATATGGAACTTTCTGTTTTACAATACAGATTTCCATGAAAACAGAGCTCATGTTCATGTGGGTAAACGAGGGACAGAAGAACTCTGCAAAATTTGGTTAGAGCCAAATATAGAATTGGCAAAACAAGGTGACTTAACAGATAAGCAGGTCAAAGAAGTGATTAAGATAGCAGAAAAATACCAATCTAAATTACTTCATCAATGGAAGCAGTTTAAGAAAGGTAAGACAATAAAAATCATTAAAATAAAAGAGTAA
- a CDS encoding DMT family transporter, whose amino-acid sequence MTSSNKVKGFAAGIVAAVCYGTNPLGTLELYGDGFNSSSVLIYRYLLAVLMFAVVMLFRKESFKVKWGHLIRLGVLGCMFSLSSATLYVSFHYMAAGIASTILFVYPIMTAILMTVFFHEKVTWSTSLAILLAVSGVGLLYQGDGNDKLSTAGFALVMCSSLLYALYIISINQWKNPGMSNIKFTFYILVFGLITMLIYSFIAGEPIQMLQTPKQWLSAAQLALLPTVLSLFFMTISINLIGSTPAAIMGALEPVTAVIIGVCVFGESFSLQLAIGILAILAGVTIIIARKKG is encoded by the coding sequence ATGACAAGCAGTAATAAAGTTAAAGGCTTTGCGGCGGGTATTGTTGCCGCAGTATGTTATGGTACCAATCCTTTGGGCACGCTCGAACTCTATGGAGACGGATTCAATTCCAGTTCTGTACTCATCTATCGTTATCTCTTGGCGGTACTGATGTTTGCCGTGGTGATGCTGTTTCGCAAGGAGAGTTTCAAGGTGAAGTGGGGACATCTGATTCGTCTTGGCGTGCTGGGCTGCATGTTTTCGCTCTCATCAGCTACGCTTTATGTCAGTTTCCATTATATGGCGGCAGGTATTGCCAGCACCATCCTCTTCGTTTATCCTATTATGACGGCCATCCTGATGACGGTCTTCTTCCACGAGAAGGTAACGTGGTCTACCTCGCTTGCCATTCTTCTGGCGGTATCGGGAGTAGGATTGCTCTATCAGGGCGATGGAAACGATAAGTTGAGCACGGCGGGTTTTGCCCTCGTCATGTGTTCATCCCTGCTCTATGCCCTTTACATCATCTCCATCAACCAATGGAAGAATCCGGGCATGTCGAACATCAAGTTTACCTTCTACATTCTGGTGTTCGGACTCATCACGATGCTCATCTATTCGTTTATTGCGGGCGAGCCGATACAGATGCTGCAAACGCCTAAACAATGGCTCAGTGCTGCCCAGCTGGCTTTGTTGCCAACGGTATTGTCGCTCTTCTTCATGACCATCTCCATCAATCTCATCGGCAGCACGCCAGCCGCCATCATGGGAGCCCTGGAGCCTGTAACGGCGGTAATCATCGGCGTCTGCGTCTTCGGCGAGAGCTTCTCTCTGCAGCTGGCGATAGGCATCCTCGCTATTCTGGCTGGCGTAACGATTATCATCGCAAGAAAGAAAGGGTAA
- a CDS encoding LysR family transcriptional regulator, whose product MEIRQLKYFLKVAETLNFSEASRKLYITQSTLSQQISHLEQEIGLPLFERNSHEVYLTEAGKELRPYAQNAVNSAEACVDHMNDLKEMLTGELNIGVTFSFSNIMSETLIAFLHAYPHVKLNIQYRTMQELMDGLKKRELDLVLAFKPLKNEKAVDSRAIFSNRLAAIVNENHPLARLSSVKLSDLERYDLILPCKGLQARNAFEHMVEGKDLNYKIMVEVNNVNIIFDLLSRSNLVTILSESTTILQNGMKAIPIDAADNEMDGCIHILKDAYMKNSAQEFIRMLSQSTSILANFALKDILR is encoded by the coding sequence ATGGAAATACGACAACTGAAATATTTCTTGAAGGTAGCCGAGACGCTCAACTTCTCAGAAGCTTCGCGCAAGTTATACATCACCCAGAGCACCCTCTCACAGCAGATTTCGCATCTGGAACAAGAGATAGGTCTGCCTCTCTTCGAGCGCAATTCTCATGAGGTTTACCTCACAGAGGCGGGCAAGGAATTGAGACCTTATGCCCAAAACGCGGTCAATTCTGCCGAAGCCTGTGTAGACCACATGAACGATCTGAAGGAAATGCTTACAGGCGAACTGAACATCGGCGTAACGTTCTCCTTCAGCAACATCATGTCCGAGACGCTCATCGCCTTTCTCCACGCCTATCCTCATGTAAAGCTCAACATCCAATACCGCACCATGCAGGAACTGATGGACGGACTGAAGAAGCGCGAACTCGACCTCGTTCTGGCTTTCAAGCCTCTGAAGAACGAAAAGGCGGTAGACAGCCGAGCTATTTTCAGCAACCGTCTTGCCGCCATCGTGAACGAGAATCATCCGCTGGCGCGTCTTTCATCGGTCAAGCTTTCCGATCTGGAGCGCTACGACCTCATCCTTCCTTGCAAGGGTCTGCAGGCACGCAACGCCTTTGAGCACATGGTAGAGGGCAAGGACTTGAACTACAAGATTATGGTAGAGGTGAATAATGTAAACATCATCTTCGACCTTCTGAGCCGCAGCAATCTGGTGACCATTCTCTCCGAATCGACCACCATTCTGCAGAACGGCATGAAGGCGATTCCTATCGATGCTGCCGACAACGAAATGGATGGCTGCATCCACATTCTGAAAGATGCTTACATGAAAAACTCAGCCCAGGAGTTCATCCGCATGCTGAGCCAGTCAACATCCATCCTTGCCAATTTTGCCCTGAAGGATATCCTGAGATAA
- a CDS encoding low molecular weight protein-tyrosine-phosphatase — protein MTKKGKHTVLFICLGNICRSPAAEGIMKSLVEKAGLQDEFEIDSAGIGGWHIGQLPDSRMRKCGAEHGYNFNSHARQFQKSDFARFETIVVMDNENYRAITSMASSESDRKKVVRMADFLTHHREYTTVPDPYYGDYSDFELVITLLEDACQGLLDNIIGEG, from the coding sequence ATGACAAAGAAAGGTAAACATACCGTATTATTTATCTGCCTGGGCAACATCTGCCGCTCTCCGGCAGCCGAGGGAATCATGAAGAGTCTTGTAGAAAAAGCAGGGCTTCAGGATGAGTTTGAAATCGATTCTGCGGGCATCGGTGGCTGGCACATAGGTCAGTTGCCCGACAGCCGCATGCGCAAATGTGGCGCCGAGCATGGCTACAATTTCAACAGCCATGCCCGCCAGTTTCAGAAGTCAGACTTCGCCCGTTTCGAAACCATCGTGGTAATGGACAACGAAAACTACCGTGCCATAACCTCCATGGCTTCTTCAGAGTCTGATAGGAAGAAAGTAGTGCGCATGGCCGATTTCCTGACCCACCATCGTGAATACACCACCGTTCCCGATCCGTATTATGGCGACTATAGCGACTTCGAGCTCGTCATCACGCTTCTCGAAGATGCCTGCCAGGGATTGCTGGACAACATTATCGGGGAAGGGTAA
- a CDS encoding putative transporter: MEILKNLFYGFPDLWGGGVAHSVMILSLVIALGLCLGKLRVKGVSLGLAWILFIGLIFGHFSLNLDEHLLHFLKEFGLILFVYSIGLEVGPGFFASFKNGGKSLNLLSMIVVALSIITTLVIFSFSGTSITSMAGILSGAVTNTPGLGAAQQAFSDLRHIDAPSIAAGYAIAYPMGVLGVILSFIILRFALRVDKQKEEDEAKRGKGHLEAMTLNTFAVKVSNQMVFKDTVKQIRYLLKRDFMVSKIIRHNGERQDEVVNGQTVIEEGDILQIVAHPTVEEPIIALLGEKVDVKDEEFSSELINRRILITKPGINGKSISQLQIRSNLGANITRVNRNGVDLIATPDLKLQLGDRVTVVGKELAIAHTEKVLGNQMKRLNYPNLIPIFLGIMLGCIVANIPFFIPGINENLRLGLTGGPLVVAILIGYFGPKYNLVTYNTISANLMLREIGICIFLACVGLGTGEQFIQTVASESGLTWILYGIAITMIPIILGGIIGKLVFHINYYTLLGVLAGANTNPSALAYVREQTSADAPTVGYANVYPFAMFLRIVTIQIIIFVFG, from the coding sequence ATGGAGATTTTAAAAAATCTATTTTATGGCTTCCCAGACCTTTGGGGAGGCGGAGTAGCCCACTCTGTGATGATTCTTTCGCTGGTCATCGCCTTGGGTTTGTGTTTAGGTAAGCTCAGAGTAAAAGGTGTTTCCCTGGGCTTGGCTTGGATTCTGTTCATCGGTCTTATCTTTGGACATTTCTCTCTCAACCTTGACGAGCATCTGCTCCACTTCCTCAAGGAATTTGGCTTGATCCTCTTTGTCTACTCTATCGGTCTGGAGGTAGGTCCGGGCTTCTTCGCTTCGTTCAAGAACGGCGGCAAGAGTCTCAACCTGCTCAGCATGATTGTTGTGGCCCTGAGTATCATTACTACCTTGGTCATCTTCTCATTTTCGGGAACATCCATCACCTCTATGGCAGGTATCCTTTCGGGTGCCGTAACCAACACTCCTGGATTGGGTGCAGCCCAGCAGGCATTCAGCGACTTGCGCCACATCGACGCCCCATCCATCGCAGCCGGCTATGCCATCGCCTATCCTATGGGTGTGCTCGGCGTTATCCTCAGCTTCATTATATTAAGGTTCGCGCTACGCGTAGACAAGCAGAAGGAAGAGGATGAAGCTAAGCGAGGCAAGGGACATCTTGAAGCGATGACCCTGAACACCTTCGCCGTAAAGGTTTCTAACCAGATGGTTTTCAAAGATACCGTCAAGCAGATTCGCTATCTCCTGAAGCGCGACTTCATGGTTTCCAAGATTATCCGTCATAACGGCGAACGCCAGGACGAGGTGGTTAACGGACAGACCGTGATAGAAGAGGGCGACATTCTGCAGATTGTGGCTCATCCTACCGTAGAAGAACCTATCATCGCCCTGCTCGGCGAGAAGGTTGACGTAAAGGACGAGGAATTCAGCAGCGAGCTCATCAACCGCCGAATCCTGATTACCAAACCGGGTATCAACGGAAAGAGCATCAGCCAGTTGCAGATTAGAAGCAACCTTGGCGCCAACATTACCCGCGTAAACAGAAATGGTGTAGACCTCATCGCAACCCCAGACCTGAAACTCCAGTTGGGCGACCGCGTAACCGTAGTGGGCAAGGAACTCGCCATCGCTCATACCGAGAAGGTGCTGGGTAACCAGATGAAGCGTCTGAACTACCCTAACCTCATCCCAATCTTCCTGGGCATCATGCTGGGTTGTATCGTAGCCAACATTCCGTTCTTCATCCCAGGCATCAACGAGAATCTGCGTCTCGGACTTACCGGCGGTCCATTGGTAGTAGCCATTCTGATAGGTTATTTCGGACCGAAATACAACCTCGTTACCTACAATACCATTTCAGCCAACCTGATGCTTCGCGAAATCGGAATCTGCATCTTCCTGGCTTGCGTGGGTCTCGGCACAGGCGAACAGTTTATCCAGACCGTAGCATCAGAAAGCGGACTGACCTGGATTCTCTACGGCATCGCCATCACCATGATACCAATCATTCTGGGCGGCATCATCGGCAAGCTCGTGTTCCACATCAATTATTATACATTACTCGGCGTATTGGCAGGTGCCAACACCAACCCTTCTGCCCTGGCTTACGTACGTGAGCAGACTTCGGCAGATGCGCCAACTGTAGGCTATGCGAATGTATATCCATTCGCCATGTTCCTCAGAATAGTAACCATTCAGATTATTATTTTTGTATTCGGATAA